From the genome of Halorussus caseinilyticus, one region includes:
- the gcvPA gene encoding aminomethyl-transferring glycine dehydrogenase subunit GcvPA: MSGRHESGERGSPYAPHTADETAAMLEAVGADDVTELFDIPESVAFDGEFGIEARSEQAAERHVRGLLSRNDDLTEFLGRGHYEHYVPSLVDHLSLRSEFLTSYTQYQPEITQGFLQALFEYQSMLVELTGLGIVNASMYDHATALAEAALLAARVRSTDGDRVLVPDYLLAERRDVLENYTDGAGLSVETFATDDGNVDTDALAETIDDDAVMVYVENPTTRGTIEEHLAAVGDLADDHAALFCLGSDPVALSVLREPESVGADVVVGDAATLGLPTAYGMGLGLFACREDFVRQVPGRLVGASEDAADKRTYTLTLQTREQHIRRERATSNICTNQAWVALRTAIHAAYLGPDGLVDLANDCVRLAADLAQRLDDVTGLQAPVHDRHHFREFVAHTDQPAGAVASDLEAEGFAVHAVGEHEVQVCITDSNEHAADELVAAFEEVA; this comes from the coding sequence ATGAGCGGACGACACGAGTCAGGGGAACGGGGAAGCCCGTACGCACCGCACACCGCCGACGAGACCGCGGCGATGTTAGAGGCGGTCGGCGCGGACGACGTGACGGAACTGTTCGACATCCCCGAGTCGGTCGCGTTCGACGGGGAGTTCGGTATCGAGGCCAGAAGCGAGCAGGCGGCAGAACGCCACGTCCGGGGCCTGCTCTCGCGCAACGACGACCTGACCGAGTTCCTCGGCCGGGGACACTACGAACACTACGTGCCCTCGCTGGTGGACCACCTCTCGCTCCGGTCGGAGTTTCTGACCTCCTACACCCAGTACCAACCCGAGATTACGCAGGGGTTCCTGCAAGCGCTCTTCGAGTACCAGTCGATGCTGGTCGAGTTGACCGGTCTCGGCATCGTCAACGCCTCGATGTACGACCACGCGACCGCGCTCGCGGAGGCGGCCCTGCTCGCGGCGCGCGTCCGCTCGACCGACGGCGACCGGGTGCTGGTGCCCGACTACCTGCTGGCCGAGCGCCGCGATGTTCTCGAAAACTACACCGACGGTGCGGGTCTCTCCGTCGAGACGTTCGCCACCGACGACGGCAACGTCGATACGGACGCGCTGGCCGAGACAATCGACGACGACGCCGTGATGGTGTACGTCGAGAACCCGACCACCCGCGGGACGATAGAGGAGCATCTGGCGGCGGTCGGGGACCTCGCCGACGACCACGCCGCGCTGTTCTGCCTCGGTTCCGACCCCGTGGCCCTGTCCGTCCTTCGAGAACCCGAGAGCGTCGGCGCTGACGTGGTGGTCGGCGACGCCGCGACCCTCGGTCTCCCCACGGCCTACGGGATGGGACTCGGCCTGTTCGCCTGCCGCGAGGACTTCGTGCGGCAGGTCCCCGGCCGTCTCGTCGGCGCGAGCGAGGACGCCGCCGACAAGCGAACCTACACGCTGACGCTCCAGACCCGCGAACAGCACATCCGCCGGGAGCGGGCCACGAGCAACATCTGCACGAATCAGGCGTGGGTCGCGCTCCGAACCGCCATCCACGCGGCCTACCTCGGTCCCGACGGACTCGTGGACCTCGCCAACGACTGCGTGCGCCTCGCGGCGGACCTCGCTCAGCGTTTGGACGACGTGACCGGTCTCCAAGCGCCGGTCCACGACCGACACCACTTCCGGGAGTTCGTCGCCCACACCGACCAACCGGCGGGTGCGGTCGCTTCGGACCTCGAAGCCGAGGGCTTCGCGGTCCACGCCGTGGGCGAACACGAGGTACAGGTGTGCATCACGGACAGCAACGAACACGCCGCGGACGAACTCGTCGCGGCCTTCGAGGAGGTGGCCTAG
- a CDS encoding DUF7504 family protein, with amino-acid sequence MSSPTPRDFTRGSDESPPADDLTDFLGLLNELKSTGCNLLVVGDAPRELFTQASSRMFGDDDTVRYRTLAVTDATPESIAERLPDPSESPRPVGETTHVLNHAGALRSVTTATDPNTPPDLAGVKETRIADPQLAGLQAAVVEAIEEFATRAGSLHPGDLRIGIDSLEPLLDFYGEDVVRRCLRIVGGYVRDYDAMAHYVLPKPYDSDVVQTFADDMDAIVEIRLSDSADDGRVGEQRWHVPSRDLSVGWASI; translated from the coding sequence ATGTCGTCCCCAACTCCCCGCGATTTCACACGCGGGTCCGACGAATCGCCACCCGCCGACGACCTCACGGACTTTCTCGGTCTCCTGAACGAGCTGAAATCCACCGGCTGTAACCTGCTCGTCGTCGGCGATGCACCGCGCGAGCTGTTCACGCAGGCGAGTTCCCGGATGTTCGGGGACGACGATACGGTCCGCTATCGGACGCTCGCAGTTACGGACGCGACTCCCGAGAGCATCGCCGAGCGACTTCCCGACCCGAGCGAGTCGCCGCGGCCCGTCGGCGAGACGACCCACGTCCTCAACCACGCCGGGGCGCTCCGGTCGGTCACGACCGCGACGGACCCGAACACTCCGCCGGACCTCGCTGGCGTCAAGGAGACCCGTATCGCGGACCCGCAGTTGGCCGGACTTCAGGCCGCGGTGGTCGAAGCTATCGAGGAGTTCGCAACTCGCGCTGGCTCGCTCCACCCCGGGGACCTCCGGATTGGAATCGACTCGCTGGAGCCGCTTTTGGACTTCTACGGCGAAGACGTAGTTCGGCGCTGTCTGCGCATCGTCGGGGGCTACGTCCGCGACTACGACGCGATGGCCCACTACGTTTTGCCGAAACCGTACGATAGCGACGTTGTACAGACCTTCGCCGACGACATGGACGCTATCGTAGAAATTCGGTTGTCCGACTCGGCCGACGACGGTCGAGTCGGCGAGCAACGGTGGCACGTCCCGAGTCGGGACCTGTCCGTCGGTTGGGCGTCGATTTGA
- the gcvH gene encoding glycine cleavage system protein GcvH, with amino-acid sequence MSFEVPEDRKYSSEHEWVETTDGTARVGISDFAQDELGDVVFVELPSEGDELTQDEEFGVVESIKAVSDLYAPVNGTVTAVNDALEDQPELVNDDPFGEGWMLEVELADDSGLDELLTADEYREQIE; translated from the coding sequence ATGAGCTTCGAAGTCCCTGAAGACCGAAAGTACAGTAGCGAACACGAGTGGGTAGAGACGACCGACGGCACCGCGAGAGTCGGCATCTCCGACTTCGCGCAGGACGAACTCGGCGACGTGGTGTTCGTCGAACTCCCGAGCGAGGGCGACGAACTCACCCAAGACGAGGAGTTCGGCGTCGTGGAGTCCATCAAGGCGGTCTCGGACCTCTACGCGCCGGTCAACGGCACCGTCACGGCGGTCAACGACGCGCTCGAAGACCAGCCCGAACTCGTCAACGACGACCCCTTCGGCGAGGGGTGGATGCTCGAAGTGGAGTTGGCCGACGACAGCGGCTTGGACGAGTTGCTGACCGCCGACGAGTACCGAGAACAGATAGAGTAG
- the gcvT gene encoding glycine cleavage system aminomethyltransferase GcvT produces MTLRKPPLRDVHAGEGATFTEFGGWDMPVEFDSIKAEHAAVREEAGIFDVSHMGQIQVGGPDARELMQKLTSNDVTELGRGDSHYSMITDEEGTILDDTVVYRLPDDEDAEYLFVPNAGHDEQMHRRWTDHRDEWDLDATVENVTDEYAMYAVQGPDAPDLVADVADGSVTDLSKFDGKYVEFDGVSCWTARTGYTGEDGFEIIVPVEAAQAVWESFDCQPCGLGARDTLRMEMGFLLSGQDFDADEDPRNPYEAGVGWTVKLDTEFVGRDALEGVDAEGTDEEFVGIKLVDRGVARHGYDVTDTDDHVIGEVTSGTMSPTLNEPIALGYVPSEYADAGTVVRVMVRGQSKKAKIANTPFLSD; encoded by the coding sequence ATGACGCTTCGGAAGCCGCCACTGCGCGACGTTCACGCTGGCGAGGGAGCGACGTTCACCGAGTTCGGCGGGTGGGACATGCCCGTGGAGTTCGACTCCATCAAGGCCGAACACGCCGCGGTCCGCGAGGAGGCGGGCATCTTCGACGTGTCTCACATGGGCCAAATCCAAGTCGGCGGCCCGGACGCCCGCGAACTGATGCAGAAGCTCACGTCCAACGACGTGACCGAACTCGGCCGCGGCGACTCCCACTACTCGATGATAACCGACGAGGAGGGGACGATTCTGGACGACACCGTGGTCTATCGACTGCCCGATGACGAGGACGCCGAGTACCTCTTCGTCCCCAACGCGGGCCACGACGAACAGATGCACCGCCGGTGGACCGACCACCGCGACGAGTGGGACCTCGACGCCACCGTCGAGAACGTCACCGACGAGTACGCGATGTACGCGGTGCAGGGTCCCGACGCTCCGGACCTCGTGGCGGACGTAGCCGACGGGTCGGTGACGGACCTCTCGAAATTCGACGGCAAGTACGTCGAGTTCGACGGCGTGTCGTGTTGGACCGCCCGAACCGGCTACACCGGTGAGGACGGCTTCGAGATTATCGTCCCCGTCGAGGCGGCCCAAGCGGTCTGGGAGTCGTTCGACTGCCAGCCCTGCGGGCTCGGTGCCCGCGACACCCTCCGGATGGAGATGGGCTTCCTGCTGTCGGGCCAAGACTTCGACGCCGACGAGGACCCCCGAAACCCCTACGAGGCGGGCGTCGGGTGGACGGTGAAACTCGACACCGAGTTCGTCGGCCGGGACGCCCTCGAAGGCGTCGATGCGGAGGGAACAGACGAGGAGTTCGTCGGCATCAAACTCGTGGACCGCGGGGTGGCCCGCCACGGCTACGACGTGACCGACACCGACGACCACGTTATCGGCGAAGTCACCAGCGGAACGATGAGTCCGACGCTGAACGAACCCATCGCGCTGGGTTACGTCCCCTCGGAGTACGCCGACGCCGGGACCGTCGTCCGCGTGATGGTCCGCGGCCAGTCGAAAAAAGCAAAGATTGCGAACACGCCATTCCTGAGTGACTAA
- a CDS encoding DUF7504 family protein, whose protein sequence is MDSELRFRGSGANPRFTKWLANLKQVGSNILVTGEVPDEVSARASRFLYGREKRRFRILALTDQTITSAESRLPEDAAFDDPTTWIIDQRRGERSVPATAGGVTAGLDPLGSDDARQLCDEIQSAIAFYDEKAEGLDPAELRVGVDSLFPLVEEDRSAAEHALRTLGATVRGVHGMAHYHLRVPADDEVVERLMPLFDARVELRKRPRQNPEQRWYAPKIDAKTPWMEL, encoded by the coding sequence GAGCGAACCCTCGCTTCACGAAGTGGCTCGCCAACCTCAAGCAGGTCGGGAGCAACATCCTCGTCACCGGTGAGGTACCCGACGAGGTTTCCGCGCGAGCCTCTAGATTCCTCTACGGGCGCGAGAAGCGCCGCTTTCGGATACTCGCGCTGACCGACCAGACGATAACCAGCGCCGAGTCCCGACTCCCCGAGGACGCCGCCTTCGACGACCCCACGACGTGGATTATCGACCAGCGCCGCGGCGAGCGGTCGGTCCCGGCCACCGCGGGCGGCGTCACCGCCGGGTTGGACCCGCTCGGGTCCGACGACGCCCGACAGCTCTGTGACGAGATTCAGTCCGCAATCGCGTTCTACGACGAGAAGGCCGAGGGTCTCGACCCCGCGGAACTCCGCGTGGGCGTCGATTCGCTGTTTCCGCTGGTCGAAGAGGACCGCTCGGCGGCCGAACACGCCCTGCGGACGCTCGGGGCGACGGTCCGCGGAGTTCACGGGATGGCTCACTACCACCTCCGCGTCCCGGCCGACGACGAAGTGGTCGAGCGACTCATGCCGCTGTTCGACGCGCGCGTCGAGCTCCGCAAGCGACCGCGCCAGAACCCCGAACAGCGCTGGTACGCGCCGAAAATCGACGCCAAGACCCCGTGGATGGAACTCTGA